In the Longimicrobiales bacterium genome, one interval contains:
- a CDS encoding APC family permease, which translates to MTEGSSTYQLKRVLRVRDGMAVTVGIVIGAGILRTPGLIAGYLDNPWHILGMWFFGGVVVALSTLVLAEMAAALPEAGGKYVYARHAWGPTMGFVAGWAELLVSRGFSGAAKAVAIGEYIRILTGGRGSISLYALAVCVAFFFLHTRGLKASTQFQNITTAIKVLIVFGIAAAGLAAGEFAGFQPSVTSASGPTAGLLGFALAYQSISFAYYGWEDAAKMAEEVEDPGTALPKILVGGSLAVMVLYLLLNTAFLAALTPAEMAGSELVAQDAITAVFGSAAGTVVVVASLLILISSLNVNFLGLPRVAYGLAQHGLAPKAFAEVDARGTPRKALYFISAWIGLMALSGQLELLIRFMMTVAITVDTMVLMGYFKLRWSKPDLERPFNMPGHPWLPAVTVALYLAILAILVGTQPQLALGAGAMIAAIFIAGFFTARRNGG; encoded by the coding sequence GTGACCGAAGGCTCGTCGACCTACCAGCTCAAGCGCGTGCTACGCGTCCGAGACGGCATGGCAGTGACGGTCGGGATCGTGATCGGTGCCGGTATTCTCCGCACGCCTGGCCTGATCGCAGGGTATCTCGACAATCCTTGGCACATCTTGGGGATGTGGTTTTTCGGCGGGGTGGTCGTTGCCCTCTCCACGCTGGTACTCGCGGAGATGGCTGCGGCACTCCCCGAGGCGGGGGGCAAGTACGTCTACGCTCGGCACGCTTGGGGCCCCACGATGGGTTTTGTCGCTGGGTGGGCTGAACTTCTGGTCTCGCGAGGCTTCTCGGGCGCGGCCAAGGCGGTCGCCATCGGGGAGTACATCCGCATCCTTACCGGCGGACGAGGCTCCATCTCTTTGTACGCCCTCGCGGTCTGTGTGGCCTTCTTCTTCCTGCATACGCGCGGCCTCAAGGCAAGTACTCAGTTCCAAAACATCACTACGGCCATCAAGGTCCTGATCGTCTTCGGGATCGCTGCCGCCGGCCTCGCTGCGGGTGAGTTCGCGGGTTTCCAGCCCTCGGTCACGTCTGCGTCGGGCCCCACCGCCGGCCTGCTTGGCTTCGCCCTCGCCTATCAGTCCATCTCCTTCGCCTACTACGGCTGGGAAGACGCGGCGAAGATGGCTGAAGAGGTGGAAGACCCAGGGACTGCTCTCCCGAAGATCCTCGTCGGTGGGTCTCTCGCCGTGATGGTCCTCTACCTGCTCCTGAACACCGCATTCCTGGCCGCGCTCACTCCGGCTGAGATGGCCGGTTCCGAGCTCGTCGCTCAAGACGCGATCACCGCCGTCTTCGGGAGCGCCGCAGGCACTGTCGTGGTCGTCGCGAGCCTGCTCATCCTCATCAGTAGTCTGAATGTGAACTTCCTCGGGCTGCCTCGAGTCGCGTACGGACTGGCCCAGCACGGATTGGCTCCAAAGGCGTTCGCCGAGGTCGATGCCCGGGGCACGCCGCGCAAAGCGCTCTACTTCATCTCGGCCTGGATCGGTCTGATGGCCCTATCCGGACAGCTCGAGTTGCTCATTCGGTTCATGATGACCGTCGCCATCACCGTGGATACCATGGTGCTGATGGGGTATTTCAAGCTGCGCTGGTCTAAGCCGGACCTAGAAAGGCCCTTCAACATGCCAGGACATCCGTGGCTGCCGGCCGTCACGGTCGCGTTGTATCTCGCGATCCTGGCGATCTTGGTCGGCACCCAGCCTCAACTCGCGCTTGGCGCCGGAGCCATGATCGCGGCCATCTTCATCGCTGGCTTCTTCACAGCACGAAGAAATGGGGGCTGA
- a CDS encoding thiamine pyrophosphate-binding protein encodes MSCPTETLRALAAARITHVVGIPDNTSAPLFDALGDHPSITLVTATREGEAIAVAAGLWLGGAAPLIVIQNTGLLESGDSLRGTASRMGAAVPMLITGRGYAKMAKAGITPDEPRTRAFLTRPDVDTTAPLTEPTLDAWGIPFERCEEEEYAAATILRAIESARTEERPTAAIIACPLN; translated from the coding sequence CTGTCCTGTCCGACTGAGACCCTCCGCGCCTTAGCTGCCGCACGCATCACACATGTCGTCGGCATTCCAGACAACACTTCGGCACCGCTTTTCGATGCATTGGGGGATCATCCCTCGATCACATTGGTAACGGCGACGAGAGAAGGTGAGGCGATCGCAGTGGCCGCAGGGCTCTGGCTCGGAGGCGCCGCGCCGCTCATCGTGATTCAAAACACGGGGCTGCTGGAATCCGGCGACAGCCTGCGGGGCACAGCTTCCCGAATGGGGGCCGCGGTACCGATGCTGATCACGGGCCGGGGCTACGCAAAAATGGCGAAGGCCGGCATCACTCCCGATGAACCACGGACTCGGGCTTTTCTCACGAGGCCCGACGTCGACACAACCGCTCCACTTACGGAACCGACGCTAGACGCGTGGGGCATCCCGTTCGAGCGCTGTGAAGAGGAAGAGTATGCGGCTGCCACGATTCTTAGAGCCATAGAGTCCGCTAGGACCGAAGAACGACCAACGGCGGCGATCATCGCCTGCCCGCTTAACTGA
- a CDS encoding thiamine pyrophosphate-dependent enzyme produces MLTRAQLLGPLAEHRTNEVVVTTMSVTRPWGRVSDHDLDFASADSAMGHAADLALGVALARPDRQVICLNGDGSMLMTLGTLATAVGAQATNFVLVVVDNGTYEITGNQPVAASAIIDHAAMARASGWTNVHTFADAREYAVQLPAILAAAGPTFIHALVAPGTEGPISRSSAEEARYLKVSLADWCRVMKASLMRTGPAA; encoded by the coding sequence ATGCTCACACGAGCTCAGCTCTTGGGTCCGCTGGCCGAACACAGGACCAACGAGGTCGTGGTCACGACCATGAGTGTGACCCGCCCATGGGGGCGTGTGTCTGATCATGACCTCGATTTCGCTTCGGCGGATAGCGCGATGGGTCACGCGGCAGACCTCGCCCTCGGTGTCGCGTTGGCCAGACCCGACCGACAGGTGATCTGCCTGAACGGTGACGGCAGCATGCTCATGACACTCGGCACGCTCGCCACGGCTGTAGGAGCTCAAGCGACCAATTTCGTTCTCGTCGTCGTCGACAACGGCACATATGAGATCACGGGAAATCAGCCAGTCGCAGCCTCTGCGATTATCGATCACGCCGCTATGGCTCGGGCCTCCGGCTGGACAAACGTCCACACGTTCGCCGATGCTCGCGAATATGCTGTGCAACTTCCTGCGATTCTCGCCGCGGCTGGACCCACGTTTATCCACGCGCTCGTCGCACCTGGCACAGAGGGCCCGATCAGCCGTTCTTCGGCTGAGGAAGCGCGCTATCTGAAGGTCTCCCTGGCAGACTGGTGCCGCGTCATGAAGGCGTCGCTGATGCGCACGGGACCCGCGGCCTGA
- a CDS encoding NAD(P)/FAD-dependent oxidoreductase, protein MTTLPSEIEIELGLDEADDDEAIRRKAARRLGCELDDVPRLALRKRSIDARHGKVVFRLLLERDPAPREMGAPHPVDVDRLGRVIVVGDGPAGLFCAYELARRGIGCTVLDRGKTVQPRRRDLRGLNQLGVVDQDSNYCFGEGGAGTYSDGKLYTRSHKRGDCRDVLEVLALHGAPESILTDARPHIGSNKLPKVVTSIREHLERHGVTFRFGTRVVGLLTREQGARRLACGVRIESGEELGADAVVLATGHSARDVHRMLLDAGVSLEPKAFALGVRIEHPQPYINRIQYGRHADHPKLPNAAYKLAFTESGRGVFSFCMCPGGFLVPASTSPGELVLNGMSLSRRDSPFANSGLVVGIEVADTLRAGFKGPLAGVELQRRIEETAWEAGGGGLRAPATRATDFLAGRGSTTVPNTSYQPGLEAANVGDVLDLVGLGLADRMRRALKVFEKRMRGYASEEAVLVGVESRTSSPVRVPRDRESLTSPDLDGLYPCGEGAGYAGGIMSAAMDGIGVARAVSASVTAEHPAAGTG, encoded by the coding sequence ATGACCACATTGCCGTCAGAGATCGAGATCGAGCTGGGGCTCGACGAGGCGGACGACGACGAGGCCATACGCCGGAAGGCGGCACGACGGCTCGGCTGCGAGCTGGACGACGTTCCCCGACTCGCCCTCCGCAAGCGATCGATCGACGCACGACACGGCAAAGTCGTGTTCCGACTCTTGCTGGAGCGGGACCCGGCGCCGCGGGAGATGGGCGCCCCCCATCCCGTCGACGTGGACCGCCTGGGCCGGGTGATCGTCGTCGGAGACGGGCCCGCGGGCTTGTTCTGTGCCTACGAACTCGCGCGTCGCGGCATCGGCTGTACGGTGCTGGACCGAGGCAAAACAGTTCAGCCCCGCCGCCGGGACCTGAGGGGATTGAACCAGCTCGGGGTCGTGGACCAGGACAGCAACTATTGCTTTGGCGAGGGCGGTGCAGGGACGTACAGCGACGGCAAGCTCTACACGCGGTCCCACAAACGCGGCGACTGTCGTGACGTGCTCGAAGTACTGGCGCTGCACGGGGCGCCCGAGTCGATCCTGACAGATGCACGCCCCCACATCGGCAGCAACAAGCTGCCCAAGGTCGTGACCTCGATCCGAGAGCACCTAGAGCGTCACGGTGTGACCTTTCGCTTCGGCACACGCGTGGTGGGCTTGCTGACGCGGGAGCAGGGGGCACGTCGCCTGGCGTGCGGAGTGCGGATCGAATCTGGGGAAGAACTGGGCGCCGACGCCGTTGTGCTCGCCACCGGACATTCGGCCCGGGACGTCCACCGTATGCTTCTCGACGCCGGAGTTTCACTGGAACCGAAGGCGTTCGCGTTGGGTGTGCGCATCGAACACCCTCAACCCTACATCAATCGCATTCAGTACGGCCGCCACGCGGATCATCCAAAGTTACCCAACGCAGCCTACAAGCTGGCGTTCACGGAATCGGGACGCGGCGTGTTCAGCTTCTGCATGTGCCCCGGCGGGTTCCTCGTTCCGGCCTCGACGAGCCCTGGCGAGTTGGTGCTCAACGGCATGAGCCTCTCCCGGCGCGACTCGCCCTTTGCGAATTCTGGATTGGTGGTCGGCATCGAGGTTGCGGATACACTGAGGGCTGGCTTCAAGGGACCGTTGGCGGGCGTCGAACTTCAGCGACGCATTGAAGAGACGGCGTGGGAGGCGGGCGGCGGCGGCCTGCGCGCGCCGGCCACCCGAGCCACCGACTTCTTGGCAGGACGGGGTTCCACCACCGTCCCGAACACGAGCTACCAACCCGGGCTAGAGGCCGCCAACGTCGGAGACGTACTGGACTTGGTCGGGCTGGGACTGGCGGACCGTATGCGCCGCGCGCTGAAAGTCTTCGAAAAGCGGATGCGGGGCTATGCGAGCGAGGAGGCCGTACTCGTCGGCGTCGAGTCGCGAACGAGCTCACCTGTGCGCGTACCCCGAGATCGCGAGAGCCTCACCAGCCCCGACCTCGATGGACTCTACCCCTGCGGAGAGGGGGCCGGATATGCGGGGGGCATCATGAGCGCGGCCATGGACGGCATCGGCGTGGCTCGGGCGGTCTCGGCGTCGGTCACGGCGGAGCACCCAGCGGCCGGAACGGGGTGA
- a CDS encoding Spy/CpxP family protein refolding chaperone, with translation MKKTVGGLLVLATVMATGAADLTAQQGRRGAQMGADRGQRGGVERIMQMRERLELTDNQLAQLDALRSTSVARRTAAMAQISELQSQLAAGQIERSDFMAAMEGRRDETKGVAEAHRTQIESLLTDAQRETLEQASQRGRAFRAGVAAGMRRGGQGQGMSRQRGVRGQQGMRGQNRQHPAMQGRRGPGGQGAGAHRGQGVRDQRSGRAPGGAVRMQRRRGGGAGSGSVAADTTNIGFI, from the coding sequence ATGAAAAAGACGGTGGGAGGGCTTCTGGTTCTGGCAACGGTGATGGCAACCGGAGCAGCTGACCTCACAGCCCAACAGGGACGACGAGGCGCACAAATGGGTGCGGATAGAGGGCAACGCGGGGGTGTGGAGAGGATCATGCAAATGCGCGAGCGTCTCGAACTCACAGACAATCAACTGGCGCAGCTCGACGCGCTCCGCTCTACGAGCGTGGCGCGCCGGACCGCCGCCATGGCTCAGATATCCGAACTGCAATCTCAGCTCGCTGCGGGCCAAATAGAAAGAAGCGATTTCATGGCCGCCATGGAGGGGCGCAGAGACGAAACCAAGGGAGTCGCAGAGGCCCACCGGACTCAGATCGAATCGCTCCTGACCGACGCACAACGCGAAACCCTTGAGCAGGCTAGCCAGCGCGGTCGCGCCTTCCGAGCGGGTGTCGCCGCAGGCATGCGCCGCGGCGGGCAAGGCCAAGGCATGTCACGCCAACGCGGCGTTCGTGGCCAGCAGGGCATGAGGGGTCAGAATCGCCAGCACCCGGCGATGCAGGGGCGGCGCGGTCCCGGGGGCCAGGGTGCCGGAGCGCATCGCGGCCAGGGTGTTCGGGATCAGCGCTCGGGTCGAGCTCCTGGGGGTGCAGTACGCATGCAGCGCCGTCGAGGCGGCGGAGCGGGCTCCGGCAGCGTGGCCGCAGACACAACCAACATCGGATTCATATAA
- a CDS encoding M6 family metalloprotease domain-containing protein, which translates to MKWGIGFLGALLAVLSLGTQVSAQDIESAARLRGLSLPDAYYQRVQADPTAYQLPNGLFRTESGGQRVASRGEGTAKLAIILALFSDSEEPHISRDDIQASLFDGPTPYGTITEAYHEMSGGALTVTGEVFPWVRTSNTMDSIVGTGNGLGGDADLGSYLVEALTLTDPNVDFGEYDSDGPDGIPNSGDDDGIVDAVTFEFLEIAGSCGGPSIWPHRWSINGATGQGGPYVTDDPGANGSLIEINGYITQSVADCTGESVQSANVISHEYGHVLGLPDYYHPTGDGALGRRWVLGCWSLMAAGSWGCGPVADRAEPFGPTHMTARSKSVLGWIDWVDPGEVWNQEIFLDPILTSREALRIPLGAGDTEFLIAEYRVQEGFDAEIPAEGVLLIKQDIEASFRPDPTTNDPYNLTMLEQDGNRGLTRNSLEGGNRGEAGDAWGVNGVSRKLHAATAPQLLLSDGRTTSVTIHEISVENGRARIVLSTGETPLIVTPEAPLEVEAVKSFLRFIRIAGGRQPYTVTGNAPSTMTLSANGDEVFVGGFVTEAGPHDLTIRVQDAGGLISQDISVQLNTTPWNPVFEQIMQPFLLTDVDQLSPGEKHYIDQLGNDNGRYDVGDLRKWIRENGTGGS; encoded by the coding sequence ATGAAGTGGGGGATCGGTTTCCTCGGCGCGCTGTTAGCGGTGCTCAGCCTGGGAACTCAGGTGAGCGCTCAAGACATCGAATCGGCGGCGCGCCTGCGGGGGCTGTCGTTACCTGATGCCTACTACCAACGCGTACAGGCTGACCCCACGGCGTACCAACTCCCGAATGGACTCTTCCGGACCGAGTCCGGAGGGCAACGGGTCGCCAGCCGAGGGGAAGGCACAGCGAAGCTCGCGATCATCTTGGCTCTCTTCTCGGACTCAGAGGAGCCTCACATCTCTCGGGATGACATCCAGGCGTCGCTGTTCGATGGTCCAACTCCGTACGGGACGATCACCGAGGCGTACCATGAAATGTCAGGCGGGGCGCTGACCGTGACGGGTGAGGTGTTCCCCTGGGTCCGCACGTCGAACACCATGGACTCCATCGTCGGGACTGGAAACGGGCTGGGAGGAGATGCGGACCTGGGGAGTTACTTGGTCGAGGCGCTGACGCTCACGGACCCGAACGTGGACTTCGGCGAATACGACAGTGACGGCCCGGACGGGATCCCGAACAGCGGGGACGACGACGGGATTGTTGATGCCGTCACCTTCGAGTTCCTCGAGATTGCGGGCTCGTGCGGAGGTCCGTCGATCTGGCCCCACCGTTGGAGTATCAACGGAGCGACGGGTCAGGGTGGCCCCTATGTCACTGACGACCCAGGTGCGAACGGCAGCCTGATCGAGATCAATGGATACATCACGCAGAGTGTCGCGGACTGCACAGGGGAGAGTGTTCAGTCCGCCAACGTGATCTCGCACGAGTACGGCCATGTTCTCGGGCTTCCCGACTACTACCACCCCACGGGGGATGGGGCATTGGGGCGGCGATGGGTTCTAGGGTGTTGGTCGCTGATGGCCGCTGGCTCATGGGGATGTGGCCCGGTCGCAGATCGTGCCGAGCCTTTCGGGCCCACGCACATGACAGCGCGGTCTAAGAGCGTCCTGGGGTGGATCGACTGGGTCGATCCCGGAGAGGTGTGGAACCAGGAGATCTTTCTCGACCCGATCCTGACCTCTCGTGAGGCGCTGAGGATTCCGCTTGGAGCAGGGGATACAGAATTCTTGATCGCGGAGTATCGCGTTCAAGAGGGCTTTGATGCTGAGATCCCGGCCGAAGGGGTGCTCCTCATAAAGCAGGACATAGAGGCGTCGTTCCGCCCCGATCCTACGACGAATGACCCCTACAACCTCACGATGCTCGAGCAGGACGGGAATCGTGGGTTGACCCGGAACAGCCTGGAGGGTGGGAACCGCGGAGAGGCCGGCGATGCGTGGGGTGTGAACGGAGTAAGTAGGAAACTGCATGCTGCTACTGCGCCTCAGCTACTGTTGAGTGATGGGAGGACCACGTCGGTGACGATTCACGAGATCTCAGTGGAGAACGGTCGTGCACGGATCGTTCTCTCCACCGGGGAAACCCCTCTGATCGTCACGCCAGAAGCACCGCTCGAGGTGGAGGCGGTCAAGTCGTTCCTCCGGTTCATCCGTATCGCCGGGGGAAGGCAGCCCTATACGGTCACGGGGAACGCCCCGTCGACGATGACGCTGTCTGCGAACGGTGACGAGGTGTTCGTTGGAGGTTTCGTGACTGAAGCGGGCCCTCATGACCTGACCATCCGCGTGCAGGACGCCGGGGGTCTCATCTCGCAGGATATTTCGGTACAGCTGAACACAACGCCGTGGAATCCTGTGTTCGAGCAGATCATGCAGCCCTTCCTGCTCACTGATGTCGATCAGCTTTCCCCTGGTGAGAAGCACTACATCGATCAGCTGGGGAACGACAATGGTCGCTACGACGTGGGTGACCTGCGGAAGTGGATCCGGGAGAACGGCACAGGCGGTTCCTGA
- a CDS encoding pyridoxal-phosphate dependent enzyme, with product MTVTETLAAFPRTALTHRPTPVEFMPNLSAAVGGVDLYVKRDDCTGLAMGGNKARQLEFYLGEALEQGASAVLITGAVQSNYVRSTAAVAAKLGLRCIVQLEQRVPDMSELYHRSGNVLLDHVLGAEVRTFREGENEAGADAELERMAAELAAAGERPYVIHLSGGHPPLGALGYVDAATEIVGADTIAKIEELRGVYGLDLTAEDGHAADEG from the coding sequence ATGACGGTCACAGAGACGCTTGCAGCGTTCCCGCGGACTGCATTGACTCACCGGCCGACCCCAGTCGAGTTCATGCCCAATCTTTCCGCTGCGGTGGGCGGAGTCGATTTGTATGTGAAAAGGGACGATTGCACAGGTCTCGCGATGGGTGGCAACAAGGCGCGGCAGCTCGAGTTCTACTTGGGTGAGGCGTTGGAGCAGGGGGCTTCCGCTGTCCTCATTACCGGCGCTGTGCAGTCCAATTATGTGCGTAGCACGGCAGCAGTGGCTGCGAAGCTAGGACTGCGTTGTATCGTGCAACTCGAGCAGCGCGTGCCGGATATGTCGGAGCTATACCACCGGTCCGGCAACGTTCTCCTCGATCATGTACTCGGCGCTGAAGTTCGGACCTTCCGTGAGGGAGAGAACGAGGCGGGCGCCGATGCCGAACTGGAACGTATGGCCGCGGAGCTTGCTGCAGCCGGGGAGCGACCCTACGTCATCCATTTGTCCGGGGGGCACCCTCCACTTGGTGCTCTTGGCTACGTGGACGCGGCTACTGAAATCGTGGGGGCCGACACGATTGCCAAGATCGAGGAACTCCGAGGCGTCTACGGATTGGATCTCACCGCCGAGGACGGTCACGCCGCCGACGAGGGGTGA
- a CDS encoding sulfite exporter TauE/SafE family protein produces the protein MVVTLVAGIIQGLAGFGFSLFAASAFLLLIGSGEAVQLLIVINLAISLALIGPLWKDADRTVLKRFVGGALIGLPSGLVLFKVAAVEQLELMVGVVILLFVGASVMRSAVDSGSESTPGVAGGLATGVLAGAMTTSLGMPGPPAVVYLLAVGLSKDATRATTLTFFVFAYAASLILQLVMVGVDRDVWLNAAVLVPVAMLASAIGHRLSSRVSEKVFRVGVLLLLAGTGIFALAQALT, from the coding sequence ATCGTAGTCACGCTCGTGGCAGGAATCATCCAGGGCCTCGCCGGATTCGGATTCTCCCTATTCGCAGCGTCTGCGTTCTTGCTTCTCATCGGGTCAGGAGAGGCTGTTCAACTCCTGATCGTCATTAACCTGGCGATCTCTTTGGCCCTCATCGGTCCTCTGTGGAAGGACGCAGACCGTACCGTCCTGAAACGCTTCGTGGGGGGTGCGCTAATTGGGCTCCCGAGCGGATTGGTCCTCTTTAAGGTCGCTGCCGTTGAGCAACTCGAATTGATGGTCGGGGTCGTGATTCTTCTCTTTGTGGGAGCATCGGTAATGCGGTCCGCAGTGGACTCCGGTTCGGAAAGCACGCCAGGGGTCGCGGGTGGGCTGGCGACAGGTGTGTTAGCCGGCGCGATGACAACCTCCTTGGGCATGCCCGGTCCTCCTGCAGTCGTCTACCTGTTGGCTGTAGGACTCTCTAAAGACGCCACCCGCGCGACCACGCTCACCTTCTTCGTGTTCGCGTACGCCGCATCATTGATCCTACAGTTGGTGATGGTCGGTGTGGACAGAGACGTATGGCTCAACGCGGCGGTGTTGGTACCGGTCGCGATGCTTGCTTCCGCTATCGGTCACCGCTTGTCGAGCAGGGTCAGTGAGAAGGTCTTTAGGGTCGGGGTGCTCCTCTTGCTCGCGGGAACCGGCATCTTCGCACTCGCACAGGCACTAACATGA
- a CDS encoding patatin-like phospholipase family protein: protein MSPKSRSFATLAELGKRPWLVLGGGGLKGLAHVGAWRALIEAGVRPQGIVGTSIGALVAALASSGMPWEEMREHALAVTRDDIVRLNRRAAWINGIRQPSVFKGEALMDFFEELLPNDGWDALSIPVLINAVDLQDGSTEWFGPGARTDISLLEAVYASSALPVFYPPFQTNGHAYVDGGSAHPLALQRAEDEGAAGIIGIDPGAGETGDVDKVLSQGMIAVHQRIFAIMTWRRRRDLLAQWDGPPVMYVRPELEGYATFDFDHVEYFLDEGYRAMKVALEGTI from the coding sequence ATGTCCCCAAAATCAAGATCTTTCGCCACATTGGCTGAGTTGGGGAAACGGCCCTGGCTGGTGCTTGGCGGAGGTGGTCTCAAGGGGCTCGCCCACGTAGGCGCATGGCGCGCCTTGATAGAGGCAGGGGTGCGGCCGCAGGGAATCGTTGGGACTAGTATTGGGGCTTTGGTGGCTGCTTTAGCCTCCAGCGGGATGCCCTGGGAGGAGATGCGCGAACACGCCCTAGCGGTCACGCGAGACGACATCGTCCGGCTCAATCGCCGCGCTGCTTGGATCAACGGCATAAGGCAGCCCAGCGTTTTCAAGGGCGAGGCTCTGATGGATTTCTTTGAAGAGTTACTTCCCAATGACGGTTGGGACGCGCTCAGCATCCCCGTGCTGATCAACGCGGTGGACCTCCAGGACGGCTCTACTGAGTGGTTCGGGCCCGGGGCTCGGACTGACATCTCACTGCTCGAGGCCGTCTACGCATCTTCCGCACTGCCCGTCTTCTATCCCCCGTTTCAGACGAATGGGCACGCATATGTAGACGGGGGGAGCGCGCATCCTCTCGCGCTCCAGCGCGCTGAGGACGAAGGAGCGGCGGGCATCATCGGCATCGATCCCGGTGCGGGTGAGACGGGTGATGTGGACAAGGTGCTCTCTCAGGGCATGATTGCTGTCCATCAACGGATCTTTGCGATCATGACATGGCGTCGCCGGCGTGACCTGCTCGCTCAGTGGGACGGTCCACCCGTGATGTATGTGCGGCCTGAGTTGGAGGGATACGCGACCTTCGACTTCGATCATGTCGAGTATTTCTTGGACGAGGGGTATCGTGCTATGAAGGTTGCGTTGGAAGGGACTATCTGA
- the sufC gene encoding Fe-S cluster assembly ATPase SufC: MSDSPILKIHGLEAKVADEDIGILNGVDLDIHKGKIHAIMGPNGSGKSTLAKVLAGHPGYEVTSGSVEFRGEDLLDLEADERSRAGVFLAFQYPVEIPGVSIANFLRTAMQAHAAEGEEVDIFDFADELTERMEMLEMDVTFAERHVNDGFSGGEKKRNEILQMAMLKPKLAVMDETDSGLDIDALKIVANGVNKLAEEDPEMSILLITHYQRLLDYIKPDFVHVMVDGRIVRSGGPEIALELEAEGYAAWNDADAPAGA, from the coding sequence ATGAGCGACTCTCCCATTCTGAAGATCCACGGCCTCGAAGCCAAGGTCGCCGACGAAGATATCGGCATCCTGAACGGCGTCGATCTCGACATACACAAAGGTAAGATCCACGCCATCATGGGGCCGAATGGCTCCGGCAAGAGCACGCTCGCCAAGGTGCTCGCCGGGCACCCCGGATACGAAGTCACTTCAGGCTCCGTCGAGTTCCGTGGCGAGGACCTCCTCGATCTCGAAGCCGACGAGCGTTCGCGAGCAGGCGTCTTCCTCGCGTTCCAGTACCCCGTGGAGATCCCTGGGGTCTCGATCGCGAACTTCCTCCGCACGGCCATGCAGGCACATGCGGCAGAGGGCGAGGAGGTCGACATCTTCGACTTTGCGGACGAACTGACCGAGCGGATGGAGATGCTCGAGATGGACGTGACGTTCGCGGAGCGCCATGTGAATGACGGCTTCAGCGGTGGTGAGAAGAAGCGCAACGAGATCCTTCAGATGGCCATGCTCAAGCCGAAGCTCGCCGTAATGGACGAGACGGACTCGGGGCTGGACATTGACGCGCTCAAGATCGTCGCCAACGGCGTGAATAAGTTGGCAGAAGAGGATCCCGAGATGTCGATCCTCCTCATCACGCACTACCAGCGCCTCCTCGACTACATCAAACCCGACTTTGTGCACGTCATGGTCGACGGACGGATCGTCCGGTCTGGTGGTCCTGAGATCGCTCTCGAACTCGAAGCTGAAGGTTACGCCGCGTGGAACGACGCGGACGCACCTGCCGGCGCCTAA